One Solanum lycopersicum chromosome 2, SLM_r2.1 genomic region harbors:
- the LOC101245423 gene encoding DEAD-box ATP-dependent RNA helicase 21-like, with protein sequence MTISERSMNRPVGIKLDPSKKPVYLTKSQREQLALHDEIADRKRCHEHLQVKYNRPSSDNHCSEKNRKRERDRNGDRDREKELNRVRLENPAEKELEAIHEQYLRSKKPKKRVITSCAKLRSSFGWENSEDTSRDVNPLYQNPHEARPHFGRGFFGGIDRREQKKLAIKNERKIQEEIWKKGGVEATAVEAAALKKKEQNADLYDTFDMRVDRHWTDKKLEEMTERDWRIFREDYNISYKGSRIPRPMRNWAESALTTELLKAVERAGYRKPSPIQMASIPLGLQLRDVIGVAETGSGKTAAFVLPLLNYITRLPPLSEENEAEGPYAVVMAPTRELAQQIEDETVKFAHYLGIKVVSIVGGQSIEEQGFRIRQGCEVVIATPGRLLDCLERRYCVLNQCNYVVLDEADRMIDMGFGPQVVGVLDAMPSSNMKPKNEDEKLDENKIYRTTYMFSATMPPAVERLARNYLRNPAVVTIGTAGKVTDLITQHVFMVKESEKMFKLQRFLDELGDKTAIVFINSRKRVNTVAKHLDKAGYRVTTLHGGKSQEQREISLEGFRTKKYNVLVASDVAGRGIDIPDVAHVINYDMTNKLEAYTHRIGRTGRAGKTGVATTFLTLQDTEVFYDLKQMLIQSDSPVPPELARHEASKLKPGSIPGRPPRRNDIVFTH encoded by the coding sequence ATGACCATATCTGAGAGAAGCATGAACCGGCCCGTCGGAATCAAGCTGGATCCGTCAAAGAAGCCGGTGTACCTCACCAAATCACAGAGAGAGCAGTTAGCCCTCCATGACGAGATCGCCGATCGGAAACGCTGCCACGAACATCTTCAGGTTAAGTACAACCGCCCTTCCTCCGATAACCACTGTAGCGAAAAGAAccgaaaaagagagagagacagGAACGGTGACAGAGATAGAGAGAAGGAATTAAATCGAGTTAGATTGGAGAATCCGGCAGAGAAGGAACTTGAAGCTATTCATGAGCAATATTTGAGATCTAAGAAACCCAAGAAACGGGTGATTACATCCTGTGCAAAACTCCGATCATCTTTCGGCTGGGAGAACTCTGAAGACACTTCTCGTGACGTGAACCCTCTTTATCAAAACCCTCACGAAGCCCGTCCACACTTTGGTCGCGGATTCTTTGGTGGAATCGATCGAAGGGAGCAGAAGAAGCTTGCCATCAAGAATGAGAGGAAGATACAGGAGGAGATTTGGAAGAAGGGAGGCGTTGAGGCGACTGCAGTAGAAGCAGCTgccttgaagaagaaggaacaaAATGCTGATTTGTATGACACTTTTGACATGAGGGTTGATCGCCACTGGACAGATAAGAAGCTGGAGGAAATGACAGAGAGAGATTGGAGGATATTTAGGGAGGATTACAACATATCCTATAAGGGGTCGAGGATACCCCGTCCCATGAGGAATTGGGCCGAGAGCGCCTTAACTACAGAGTTGCTTAAGGCGGTTGAGAGGGCTGGCTACAGGAAGCCCTCTCCTATTCAAATGGCTTCCATTCCGCTTGGACTTCAACTACGTGACGTGATTGGTGTCGCAGAAACTGGTTCAGGTAAAACTGCTGCTTTTGTTCTCCCTTTGTTGAATTATATCACTAGGCTTCCTCCATTGAGTGAAGAGAATGAGGCAGAGGGGCCATATGCGGTTGTAATGGCACCCACACGAGAACTAGCTCAACAAATTGAGGATGAGACCGTCAAGTTTGCACACTATTTGGGTATCAAAGTTGTTTCTATTGTTGGTGGGCAGTCCATAGAAGAGCAAGGTTTTAGGATTAGGCAAGGCTGTGAAGTTGTGATTGCGACCCCTGGGCGACTTCTCGATTGCTTGGAGAGACGTTATTGTGTTCTGAACCAGTGTAATTATGTTGTTCTCGATGAGGCTGACCGGATGATTGATATGGGTTTTGGACCTCAAGTTGTTGGTGTACTGGATGCAATGCCTTCAAGTAATATGAAACCAAAGAACGAGGATGAAAAGCTTGATGAGAATAAGATTTATCGAACCACTTATATGTTCAGTGCTACCATGCCACCTGCCGTAGAGCGGCTGGCTAGAAATTACTTAAGAAATCCTGCTGTCGTGACTATTGGCACTGCTGGAAAGGTTACTGACCTCATTACTCAGCATGTCTTCATGGTAAAGGAATCTGAGAAAATGTTTAAGTTGCAGAGGTTTCTGGATGAGCTTGGAGATAAGACTGCTATTGTGTTCATCAACTCTAGAAAGCGGGTTAACACTGTTGCCAAGCATCTGGATAAAGCTGGCTATAGGGTAACCACACTGCATGGTGGGAAATCACAGGAGCAGAGGGAAATCAGCCTTGAAGGATTTAGGACAAAGAAGTATAATGTGTTAGTTGCTAGTGATGTTGCCGGTCGTGGAATTGATATACCTGATGTGGCCCATGTGATTAACTATGATATGACAAACAAACTTGAAGCATACACCCATCGTATTGGACGTACAGGTCGTGCAGGAAAGACAGGTGTAGCCACAACGTTTTTGACCTTGCAGGATACTGAAGTCTTTTATGATCTTAAGCAAATGCTCATCCAAAGCGACAGTCCTGTTCCCCCCGAACTTGCTAGGCATGAAGCTTCAAAGCTCAAGCCGGGAAGTATTCCTGGCAGACCACCTAGGCGGAACGATATTGTTTTTACTCATTAA